TCATCGTCTTGCCGGAGCCGGTGACGCCGAGGAGTGTCTGGTGACGATCACCGCGGTGGAGCCCGGCGGTCAACTCGGCAATGGCGCGAGGCTGGTCGCCGGCGGGATCGAAGGGCGACTGCAGGCGGAATTGATATTCCATCATGCGAAAGCTAGCACTGTCGGTTTCTATTCGGTAGGACCGATTCCTGGCGGTCGCTTGCGATGCGCCGCTCACGCTCCTGGCCCGAATCGCCCACCTGTCATCATCGGTGATGCGTGCCCCACTCCCCACTGGCGCATTTCGGCATGCGTTTCGCCGACGCCGACGCCGGTCGCGACCAGCAATATCCTGTCGCGGCCGTGAGACCGCGGAGAGCCGTGGGTCACGCGATTTCCGACGTTCACGGCGCAACGGAAGGAGGACGCTCTCAGCATTCACGGCGCTGGGCGCGCTCATGGCCGGACTCCTCATGGCGCGGGCGATCGCTCGCCCCGTCCTGCGACGAGGCACGCAAGTCATCGCCGCGATGAGCGCCACGCTCGAGCCGTTCGCCGCCAAGGACAGGACGAGCCCGCAAGAGTCCACCGCTGCGCTCGCGGCCCGACGCCACCGCAGGGAGCGTACGGCCGTGCCCTTTACTCGTCGGCCGTGATCTTCTCGCGCCGGCTGACCACGGCAATGCCCTTTACACGGCGTGCCGCCTTGATGATGCGTTCAAGGTGCGCGAGGTTCTCCACTTCCACCATGGCGGCGCCGGTGACCTTGCCGTCCGTGGTCTTGAGCTCGAGGCTCTTGATGTCGGTGCCCGTGGCGCTCACGGCCGCCGCCACATCGGCGTACAGCCCGCGGCGATCATTCCCCTCGAGTGCCAGCCGAACCACGAAGCGCTCGCCGGCCATCTCCTGCCAGTCGATTTCCAGGCGTCGCTCAGGCTCGTGCGCCAGGAGCAGCAGGTTGGGACAATCACCGCGATGGATGCTCACGCCTCGCCCACGCGTGACGTAGCCCACCACGCGATCACCGGGAACAGGCTGACAGCATTGCGCATACCGCACCAGGAGCCCGTCGGCCCCCTGAATGCGGATGCCCTTGCCGGTGCCGACCACCTTGTTGACGATCCGCTCGAACGTGCTCGGCTTCGCCGGCTCCGGCGGACTCGTATCGAGCAGCGGGTGGAGCAACTTGAGCACCTGCAGCACATGCACGTCACCGGCACCAATGCTCGCAATCAGGTGCGGCGTGTCCTTCAGCTTGAGCAGCTTGGCAATGGGATACAGCTCCGCATCGTCCGCCTTGGACAACCGACGGCGACGCAGTTCACGCTCGAGGATCTCCCGCCCCAAACGCATCGCCGACGACCGCTCCTCGAGGCGCAGCAACTGCCGGATCTTGTGCCGCGCCTTGCCGGTGCGCACGTGAGCGAGCCAATCGCGACTGGGCTTCGCATTCGGATTGGTGAGAATCTCGACCGTCTCGGAGTTCTTGAGCTCGCGAGACAGCGGCGCGATGCGACCGTTGACCTTGGCCCCGGCACAGTGCGCCCCCACCTGCGAGTGGACGGCAAAGGCGAAGTCGAGCGGGGTCGCCCCCTTGGGCAGTTGAATTACATCGCCGGTGGGCGTGAACAGGAAGATTTCATCCTGGTACAGGTCCAGCTTCAGGAACTCGAGAAACTCCCCTGGCGTCTCGGCATCCATCTGCAGCTCGAGCACCTGCCGAAACCAGGCCAGTGCCTTGTCGAGCTCGTCGGCGCTCTTGGCGCTCTCCTTGTACAGCCAATGCGCCGCAATGCCGTAGTCGGCCGTGCGATGCATATCACGCGTGCGGATCTGGATCTCGAAAAGCTGGCGTCCCGGGCCGAAGACAGTCGTGTGCAACGACTGGTACCCGTTGCTCTTCGGCTGCGCAATGTAGTCCTTGATGCGCTCCTGCACCGGCGTCCATCCATCGTGGATCACGCCCAGCGCATGGTAGCACTCCAGGACGTTGGGAACGATCACGCGGATGGCGAGCAGGTCGTAGATGTCCTCATACGGACGATCGCGCTGCTGCATCTTCTTGTAGATGGACCACAGATGCTTGGGGCGGCCTGTCACCTCGACGTCGGCGATGCCCGCGTCCGTGAGGCGCTTCTCAAGGGGCTCCTTCATCTGCGCAATGAGCGCCTCGCGCTCCCCACGCTTGGCCGCCACCATTTTGGCCAGCGACTTGTAGGCTTCCGGCTCGAGATACTTGAACGCCAAGTCCTCAAGCTCCCAGCGTACCTTCGCCATACCAAAGCGATGGGCCAGCGGGGCATAGAGGTCGCGTGTTTCCTGCGCAATGCGTCGACGTTTCTCCGGCGCGAGCCAGTCGAGCGTGCGCATGTTGTGGAGCCGGTCGGCCAGCTTGATCAGGATGACGCGTGCATCCTTGGCGATCGACAGCAGCAGCTTGCGGTAGTTCTCCACCTGCCGCTCCTCGCGCGAGGACATCGGCAGGTTCGCGATCTTCGTGAGGCCATCAACGATCTGGGCGATCTCCGGGCCGAACTCCCGGGCCACGTTCTCGACGGTGATGTCGGTGTCCTCCACGATGTCGTGCAGCAGGCCGCACGCCACGGT
This genomic stretch from Gemmatimonas sp. harbors:
- a CDS encoding bifunctional (p)ppGpp synthetase/guanosine-3',5'-bis(diphosphate) 3'-pyrophosphohydrolase, producing the protein MTTIALHEMIPGFGPGVNGAYDRLDHDLLVRAYRYSDVAHAGQVRHSGEPYVSHCVEVARILADLQLDTTTVACGLLHDIVEDTDITVENVAREFGPEIAQIVDGLTKIANLPMSSREERQVENYRKLLLSIAKDARVILIKLADRLHNMRTLDWLAPEKRRRIAQETRDLYAPLAHRFGMAKVRWELEDLAFKYLEPEAYKSLAKMVAAKRGEREALIAQMKEPLEKRLTDAGIADVEVTGRPKHLWSIYKKMQQRDRPYEDIYDLLAIRVIVPNVLECYHALGVIHDGWTPVQERIKDYIAQPKSNGYQSLHTTVFGPGRQLFEIQIRTRDMHRTADYGIAAHWLYKESAKSADELDKALAWFRQVLELQMDAETPGEFLEFLKLDLYQDEIFLFTPTGDVIQLPKGATPLDFAFAVHSQVGAHCAGAKVNGRIAPLSRELKNSETVEILTNPNAKPSRDWLAHVRTGKARHKIRQLLRLEERSSAMRLGREILERELRRRRLSKADDAELYPIAKLLKLKDTPHLIASIGAGDVHVLQVLKLLHPLLDTSPPEPAKPSTFERIVNKVVGTGKGIRIQGADGLLVRYAQCCQPVPGDRVVGYVTRGRGVSIHRGDCPNLLLLAHEPERRLEIDWQEMAGERFVVRLALEGNDRRGLYADVAAAVSATGTDIKSLELKTTDGKVTGAAMVEVENLAHLERIIKAARRVKGIAVVSRREKITADE